The region acattacaaaccagtgtgatacatgtgaagacatgtttttatcaacatttctgtgaaattttatttacaaataaaataatatagcatttaaattatcatttattgtGAGAATTACTAGTAATTTGAATTAATTTGCTACTACTCACAACTGCTCAATACAACTTGTTGGTTAAAATTTATGAAACCAACGTATTGTTTTTCATCTTAACATCATCAAAACAAATGTACAACTGAAGTATCCAACATTAATACATCTTTACtgtgtttttaagcaaaatatatgATATTTACCTGCATGAACTGCCCAATGGCATGATGGcggaggcaggctaaatacaggCTACAAATTGTGCCgatttaatgtgctgagaaaCCTCattttttcccaccgtgtccgatattaaaatcagagcgacacactttgtaaaaggcgtgggcattgtctatatggcttcgagatacgaaattaaattcttccatccagctgttgttaaatttatacggaagaggattagggccaagcaataataaaaaaaataaagccatctcgagattaaagtcattataatgcgagattaaactcgttaaatttcgagaaaaaagtcgaaatacaatcttgagaataaactcattaaatatcgagattaaagtcattataatgcgagattaaactcgttaaatttcgataAAAAAGTCGAAAttcaatcttgagaataaactcattagcTCTAACatatatcgagaataaagtcattataatgcaagattaaatttaacgagttttttctcgaaacacaacgactttattgtCGATATTttatgagtttattctcaagattgtattttgacatttttctcGAAatgtaacgagtttaatctcgcattataatgactttaatctcgatatttaatgagtttattctcaagactGAATTTCGACTTTTTTTtatcgaaatttaacgagtttaatctcgcattataatgactttaatctcgagatggttttatttttttattattgcttggccctaatcctcttccgtatctttttttttttttttttttttttttccgcaggagcaccacctgagtcttcttctcccatctaccagtgatgcttgattcaacttcccgcgtctactatctgtgcagatatcaacagcgcaaatgggttgtaggttgccaggttgaggtcacgaATGGGTTGAAATTGTTATTTTGTGTCGAATGTGTGAGCAGGAtacgtttcatacaagatctggcaactggacaaccttggaataatatattgttgacaggtgtgtgtgtgtgtgtgtgtgtgtgtgtgtgagcgtgtatttatcactttgtggggaccaaatgtccccataaggatagtaaaacccaaaatgtttgaccttgtggggacattttgtcggtccccatgaggaaaacagcttataaatcatactaaattatgttttttgaaaatgtaaaaatgcagaaagttttctgtgagggttaggtttaggggtagggttaggtttaggggatagaatataaagtttgtacatttatattccattatgtctatggaaagtccccataaaacatggaaacgctacgtgtgtgtgtgtgtgtgtgtgtgtgtgtgtgtgtgtgtgtgtgtgtgtgtgtgtttgtgtgtgtgtgtgagcgtgtatttatcactttgtggggaccaaatgtccccataaggatagtaaaacccgaaatttttgaccttgtggggacattttgtcggtccccatgaggaaaacagcttataaatcatactaaattatgttttttgaaaatgtaaaaatgcagaaagttttctgtgagggttaggtttaggggatagaatataaagtttgtacagtataaaaaccattatgtctatggaaagtccccataaaacatggaaacacaacagagtgtgtttgtgtgtgtgtgtgtgtgtttgtgtgtgtgtgtgtttgtgtgcttgtaaACAAAATGCAGTCCCAGTAAGagacaaaaagtgtgtgtgtgagagtattgGAAAGATGCCAAACGTAATTAAAGTAAGGAAAAATCGaattaattcataaatgtaatatatttttttcacaatatcTTGTGTAAAAACACAGTTGTAACCAAGGTCAATTTTGACCTGTGAAtgcaaaatatgttaaaataaaaatctctTACATTTTTTTGATCAAACAAtttggaggaaaaaaataaaaataaaatgtattatgtgtATCTTGACAAATTCACCAAGTTCCCGTACTAAAAACTAtgtggtttaaaaataaatatgatctaccttatcaaaaataaaaacttgaatgcAATAGGAGgtttaaaagacaaaaacactcaaacattaaataaacaacaacaatccactcacaaataatttttcatgATCATCTCTAACATCGAACTTTTCCTGTCATCTAACAGAATTTGGTTTACAAGAATTTTATTGTATTGAGGTCACAATCTCAAATCACTTCAAGAGCTTGCTGGTTTAGAAAGAGGTATTATCATTAActtctttaattttttaaatagacatttttttaaatttctttgTGCTGCTAATGGTTGCTGGATCTACAGCAGTTCCATGGCCAAAGCACTCCTCTGCCTTTAAAAATGGAATGCACATGGGGTCCTGCCAGAAATgaaccaaaaataaatgtaaggagatttacaaaaataaaagtgaattcacaaataaataaaatgagatttgcaaataattgtttttttaaatgtattttgtaactcacaaacacaacaatGTCCAGCATTGTATGAGACCTGCGGGAAATCcacaaataggtggactccacccatcgtctactcaagccaatcagataatggCCACATTATTTGGACCAATCATAGCATGTTCTGTCTTCAACCAATCATGCTTAATTTTACTATCAGAGTGGACCAGAGTCACAgtgctctcatgagcatggaatggCACTTACAGATACGCTCCAAAGCCGCAAACTAAGCGGAtgccatcagaggaatactgtgacttaaggttagtaaaatttgatctcagtttgAGAAACATttgtagtgtcttgttaaatgtcgatagctgaaaattgcccatttgCAGAATGCCCTCATCATTAGCTCTATATTACACAGTGTCCTGTTCCATTCCAAGTCCTGCtggtttcacattatgttaatgtatatatatatatatatatatatatatatatatatgtgtgtgtgtgacagggaAGAGGGTTAAcccatatcaggctaatcaagcctccgagagggataaaggccgactgcggacggtggtgcgacagagagagaatgtttatgggcagctgtccttcctatgtgtgtgtttgtgtcttttggcttcagttttacattaaaatatgtaaatcatGTTTTATAAAGGCACTATCTGTACCACTGATATTTTGTAGTGTCTAGCTTTGCGTCTGTTTGGAGCCATGTAGCATTAAGAAAAAAGGTTTTGacgacacatacatacattttccaTTATGTACCCAAGAGATATGTAGCAagtaaaatagcaataaaataaatcaatctatctttctacagtatctatctatgtCATTCAGTCAGTCTGCCTATTCACAAGCTTTTAAACTTTTTATAAACTGTCAGACAAGGATTTTTAAGCCAACATCATTTGTCTACATGTTTTATTAATCTAGTTGTACTTTAGTCTACTGAGACTCCAGAGTCATGAGAGTGAATTGTAGCATTACATTTTATTAGTTAAAGCacacaaatagaaaataaatcgTTAAACAAAAAGAgacatggacaaaaaaaaaaaaaaaaagcacacataattttttctttattaaaataatcaaagtCCACAAGACTACAAATGCAAGTTTTTGTAATGCTTCAGACTCAGGCAATGACGAAAGAGGGAACAGCCTGGAAATGCTGATCCAGGACCAGACCCTGGTCTGCATCCATCCctgtttaatattaattaaaacacagACCTGCCCTCAAGGCAGCAGTTCTGAATCTCTACTGTGAGATTTGGAGGTAGGCATAGCGGAGGTCAGCTGCAGAGGAATTACTGAATGATGAAAGATTAACTTCAAACTTGTGCAGATCTTTTGCTCTTACTTAAACCTGTCCATATGCTGTGCTGAAGTTATATCACTGAAGCATttgtaaaatgacaaaaaaaatgactGGTAGTCATAGTGAAATAAGTGAGGTTGTACtatgtatgtataatgtacaATACAATCCTGTTTGTGTCTGTCACAGCAGTCATTTTTAGCTGTTGTACATGCACCACTGAAGACTGTCAGAACTACCTTGACCTATTTTAGACTGCAGGGATGCCTTGATTTATTGAGCTTTGGggcattttatatattattaaatacaaaCTTGTGCTCAGAGGAGTTCTAGAATCAAATTGTCTCCAGTTCCAGGATTCCCCATGCAATCAACGATCTAGTATTCATTTTTGAAACGGAAATGCATGACATGCTTTCATTATTCTTTATATACACAAATACTGTACATTGTCTTTAGCATAATCAAGAATAAACAAATAACTTCTATCAGACTGTTCCTTGAACAACATTAAATAGCTAGTTAAAACTAACTAGTTTACAAACAAGGTATATAacatgttgttttaaataaatgtaagtcTATTCCAAATACAAACATCTACAAAAAGGCCCAGGTCCATCATTTGGAGGGTCCCATGGagagtttaatgtaaaaaaatcaaTGTAATGTACATACTGAGAAGAGGCACTAAGATCAACGGTCTAAAGCAGTCCTGAGTGAGTTTACAGCTGCTCCACAGCCATTTACAACATCATTCCAGAGACCACTAATGAACAACTATAAAATAAAACTCAATCATTTATGTGcttatttaatgataatgtaaaTGTCGTCTCACTCACTTCTGTCAGCGAGGATCAAAGAATTATAGAATCGATTAAGTTCTGTTTAGCTGAGCCAACTTTTACCAGTGCTAAAAGAACCTTTGAAATTAGCTCATTCTTAACTGAACTACAATTACTATCTGTCCAAACAAACATAGGCTGCAAGAAAAAAGGGGCCCCGTTTAGCTGTCAGGgcctattgaaaaaaaaaaatctatgtaacCTTAGTTTTCCTATTTAAATGCTAAGATCAGGATCAtctgaaagaaaataaatgacatttcaTTCCATTCAGAAGGTGGATGTGCTTTGATGCTGCTGTCGTTATATAGCATCGTTTATGATCACTATGATGCCAATGATTTTAGCTCTTGCAGTTTAGTTGTAGCCATGGCAACTTGGGTTTTGGGCTGCACAGTGATTTGATGGTCAGCTAGGTTTGGCTTTCCACTCAGGTGTTGGAGGTCTTGGGCAAATCTTGATTTTCTGCTAGGTGGAGTTTCTGTCTGAATAAAACGAATTAAAGAAATATGTATTGCTAATAATGATTCATCTCTAAAGCACTATGGAGAGCCTACTGCATATAAAAATGCTGACTACAGATCAATTCCTTTCTACACATACAATCCCTATACCCATTAAGCTTTTAAAGAACACAACTGATAGTACTACAGTGCTCTGACTCTGAGAGGTTTGAGACACACAATCCCTGCTTTTACTGGCTCTAAATGTTAGTGCTTGGCACTCAGACATGTTAACTGTGTAACACAAACCCTCTCTAGATAAACAGAACTTGCTGGAAGCACATCATGTAACATTTTACAGTTATTGAACAGGCTTCATTAAGCTTCAGGGTTCCTACACCTTTGCACTACAGCTTTTTACATTTTAGGGGTTTTAGGAGAGATTTTACTCATAGAAATTTCTAGCTGATTAGATCTTTTAGATGAATTtagatacagtaaatatattttcatgactttttaagactggaaaagtcatggaatcaCAATCTTAAAATTCCTTGATATTTCTTGGTTTTCCATGACTGAGGGAAACctgaatcttaaagggatagttcacccaaaaatgaaaattctctcatcatttactcaccctcataccatcccagatgtgtatgactttcttttttctgctaaacacaaattaagattttaagatgaatacctcagctctgttgaaactcacaatgcaactgaatggtgaccagaaatttgaagctagaaaaaacacataaaggcagattaaagtaatacatatgactcaagtggttaaatccatatcttcagaagctatatgataggtgtgggtgagaaacagatcaatatgtaagttatttatttatttatttttactataaatcagcACTATCATCAGCCTTTCTATGCAcgttcataatttttttctcctattttttgcagatttgcattcttcgtcCATATAGTCACCTAATAGGCTGTTGTGCAAATCTGACTCATTTATTCTTTTCATTTACATAATCCCTCCATTTTTCTTTCTTCCCCTTGCCCAGTCGGTGGCTAtgtgcacaaataatgcaaatttttaaaaaaGAACTCACACTATTttacccacaactatcatatagcttcagaagatgtgtatttaaccactggagtcatatggattacttttatgctgcctttatttgatttttggagcttcaaagttctggccaccattcacttgtattgtatggaccaacagagctgaaatattcttcttaaaatcttcaattgtgttcagtagaagaaagtcatgcacatctgggatggcaagtgggtgagtaaataatgagagaactttcatttttggctgaactacagAATCCCTTTATTAAATCTTTCAACTCTTTAAAACATTGAATTGAAGTAtttcatataaaaatgaaattcactTTTTAAATAGATCTGATCTGTTAACAGCTTAAGGGATGTTGGATAGTTTGTCTGTGTTTTAAGATGTCACTGTCTCAGGGACTCTGGAGGTCAAAGGTAACAGTTACAAAACAGCTGTAAAGTAAAACACAATATATTAATGCACATTATCCACATTGTGGTAAAGGATACATCGAGCTGCTCAGTTCCTCCAGCTAAGGggataaaaaaagagagatgctttaaaaaaatcaatataaTTGCTGCTGATTTAAAAAGGCCAATCTAAAATTGCTGagctgcaacaacaacaacatccttTAAACATCAACAAAATCTCGATAGGTTAAGACTCAACCTGTATGTTGACAAACACAGAGCTGATTTGAATATGGTACAGTATGTGGTACATGGGGTTCGGTTTCAGAAATCACAAATTGTACTGCTGAGGAGCTTTTCTCATCTTTCCGTAAAGAATAAGCccaaatattaatttagtatATCTGAGATATTTTACTTTTTCCTCATTATTAAATGTCATGAAACATAATTCACccctgaaaattaaataaaaaagagttTACAGTTTTCAGAGAAAAatccaacaaaaacattattagaaggggcaaaaagtgcaaattattaaaataatgcaaaaatcttaatggtcctaaaatagttAATTTACTATTTGCAAAATATAATTCcaccttttcttttgattttgggatgaaattaTGATGACATGATGTAAACCACCCACATATAAACTGGTTACTACACACGCATTCTATAACAGCTGTGTATTCCACTGGACTCTCTGCCACATACCATTGAGCTGACAGCTAGAAGGGAAATACTATCAGTAGCAACTGTTCAGCCCTTCACAGGCTGATGAAAGAATTCAGTCAGATAGCAACACTTGGATGTGGATGATAATACAAGTTTCAGCCATAGGCCTGTATTCAGATACATTTTGgtgtttaaaatacaaatgtctgtTGTATAAAGTTGAGTATAAATACACAGGAGATGCATGAAAAAGTTAAGTCAAATAAGTGTGCATGTCTTACATTAGAGAGCAGGTGTTCCAGATTGCGATCTGATGCAGTTTTTCTCTGGTCCTCGGACAGCTCCTCCACGTGACTGTCCAGACTGAAGTGCAGTCGGGCAAGACGTTCCTGCATCTCCCTCACATGCTCCAGCTGTTCAAATGAGCACACCTTTCCTACAGACAGAATTAAATACACACATAGATTCAGTATATTtagtataattaataaatatacacaCGTCTGCATAAACGTACAACAAGAACATAGTAGTGTTGCTATAGTGCAGCACATCTGGAGAAACTGCAAATTAAAAGCTTTGCTTGTGGACACTTCACTAAGTGATTCAACTCacttaattcaacataaaacaaattaatcaatCCTAACCACCCTCGTCACCAGTTTCTCAACCACCAACCCGCTGGGTGAGCTAGGTGGTGCCATCATACTCTGAACCACACAATcctagtgcgtgtgtgtgtgtgtgtgtgtgtgtgtgtgtgtgtgtgtgtgtgtgtgtgtgtgtgtgtgtaagtgcatcATACCAAAAGCCTGCAGTTTTCCTGAGTGAAAATCGTTGAGCAGGCTGAGGAGTCCTCCTTCCATCTCTCTCACATCAGAGACGTCTGTGAGGAATGAGTGCTGGAGGGGTGAGGAGGACTGGGACACACAGCTGGGCCCAGCAGGCTGAGGTGCTCTGGGTTTCTCTCTGTGAGGCCTGAAATCGGTACCACAAATATAATCAGAATCACTAAGGTTCCATTGACTAAGATACCAAATGCTAaaataccattttattttaaCGATACATTGCCACATCAGTGATATGTCATTTGGGAGAACAGGTACTATGCTCACAAACCTTGTGTTTTTCGGGGGAACCATGGGAACAGCAAGTGCTTCTTTAGATGGACCCATTGCCCCCACCGATCTCTTGTAGTTGCCCCTGGGTTTGGGGGAGGGAGGCTGCAGCAGACCCAGCGAGAATGTGGCACTCTTACTCGCCGGGAGAACAGAGAGCCTCCGTGGGTTGATCGGTGGAGGAGGGGGCTGGGGAAGGGACACTTTGGGACTCCTTTTCTTCCTCTTGTCCTCCATTAGTGCAGTGGCACTTTCTAAAAGACAGAGTCAAGAGGTCAAACACAGTCACCGACATGAGCAAAAAATTATATGATCTCATCCAGCACTAAAGTGGAATAGCTTATGATATTTAAAAGATATTAAATGTACTTTAAAGGGTAAAGGTATTTGTCCAGCCTCTGTCTGCTTTTGCAGGGGTGTACATTATGCGGGTGGGGTGGGAGGACAAACAGGGACATTGTCCAAGTTCTTAGTACAACAGGGGGCCCTACAGAGACAGATTAAATAATTTAGGGGCCCTAAATGTGAAACTTAGCAAGGCTCAATGTCATCAGTAAGATTTTCTGTTTTTGTCCCCCctagattttctttctttttatgtatttttgtaagtATATGTGCCAGgaataatattaatacttttaattaaatgttaagttttctttacaacaacaacaaaacaaaaaaacagctttgCTGTAAAATGATGGCATATGATGCAAAACATTTCTGATTGCTTTCTAATTTTCAACCAATTCTTCAACCAATTGATGCCTTCAAAAATATGAACAAATTTCAATCCAAATGTTCATCAGATGTAAGTTTGTAAGGCATAGAATCCACATTTACAATATCCACAAATGTAAGGTTTAGTGAAAATGCAGCAGCGACTCGAAGGTGCCCGGGCCAGTGGGACATCCTTATTGTTGGGCCCTGCTTTGTTCCAGACTCTGAGAGTCTTATAGATGTCATTGTGTTTCCATCAAACTGAGTTTTGGAATAAAAAAGATCAGTTGACTCATTACCGTAGGTCAGTGAGAGATAAGCTAAACATTTACAGGTAAGTCAGCAATTATTAATGTCTGACCTTGAGCTACTATGAGATGTAATGAAAAGTTTCCTGTGACTACATAAAGGTACTTATCAACAACAGAGGTAAATTGGTTGGCAAATGTAATTGGTAAATGTATTTATCTAtactactttctaaatatcttctGCAATCATTAAATGCTTTACAATCAACCTGATAAAAGTTATATGTGCAACTCCCACTAAACTCTGCTTTAGATGAAGTAAAAAGACCTCATTCttattttctgtttcattttCCCATTCGATTTATTTTTCTGTTCAGCCCTGTGTAAGGAAACACCTTGTTTTCACACAGAGCTCATGTGCTGAAATATTTTTAGATGCTTTAGATCTCTCTAGGACTCTCGGGTGCCTGCTGTCCATATACCAATAATCCACTGATTTATGACCTTCATCATGGCCTGGGAGGAGGTTAGGTGCTAAAAGTGTCTCCATAACTTAAGATGCCTCAGTCCCACCCCAGCCGGATGGCGAAACAGCCAAGTCCCCCCTTCCCTGGTCGGGTGGCGAAACGAGAGAACATACTGCCCACCTTTAAGGTCAACATACCCCCCCCCCCTATCAGAATTATCAGAACAATCAGAATtatcccacttctgaagtggtaattacgagtatgTCATGTTCACGTGCTTTGTTGTCAGTAAGAAAGGGAAACATGAATGACgccaggttcattcatacatatttcttgacgaacttttattttgacactataATACATATCACTCAGTTAGCTTACTGACactaatggaattttggtcaaatacaagctactTAACAAGTAAAAAATTTACAACATGCATTGGTTGGTGATATACATAAATTAACTTGACCAAAACAGCAAGTGCTAACAATTAGCTCTATTTAGAAAAATgatcattcactacagaaatggTGCTATCCTCCGGCATGTTGAAAGTTTAGAAC is a window of Xyrauchen texanus isolate HMW12.3.18 chromosome 24, RBS_HiC_50CHRs, whole genome shotgun sequence DNA encoding:
- the LOC127618300 gene encoding coiled-coil domain-containing protein 28B-like, which translates into the protein MEDKRKKRSPKVSLPQPPPPPINPRRLSVLPASKSATFSLGLLQPPSPKPRGNYKRSVGAMGPSKEALAVPMVPPKNTRPHREKPRAPQPAGPSCVSQSSSPLQHSFLTDVSDVREMEGGLLSLLNDFHSGKLQAFGKVCSFEQLEHVREMQERLARLHFSLDSHVEELSEDQRKTASDRNLEHLLSNLEELSSSIQKLHLAENQDLPKTSNT